One Caulobacter segnis genomic window carries:
- a CDS encoding alpha/beta hydrolase family protein has product MRFLPRAAFVAVLLAPVVAMAQVAPIAGDWYGTLAIPNGPKLALVFHIKPDGSATVDSPNQMAKGMPATATLADGKVAVTLSAIPASFEGAVSADGQSLQGQWLQGGGALPLTMSRTAPVLNRPQAPKPPFPYRAEEVSYRNPASGLKLAGTLTLPEGAGPFPAVVLITGSGAQDRDETMFGHKPFLVIADALTRKGVAVLRVDDRGTGGSEKGDASAASIPAFATDVAAGVAFLRGRPDIDPARVGLLGHSEGGQVAPLVAQNRALFAASGMPDDQVEILVKNRAERFAAVRDAKDADDARVRLTEVLNRQGLPPTSPERVATLTLASPAWRYFLSTNPADALAKVKVPVLAIGGSKDLQVDAKTNLAAIRAALAGDQDVTVKELPGLNHLFQTANTGLVIEYGQIEETIAPAALATIVDWTAAHAAKR; this is encoded by the coding sequence ATGCGTTTCCTGCCTCGCGCGGCGTTCGTCGCCGTCCTGCTCGCGCCCGTCGTCGCCATGGCCCAGGTCGCGCCCATCGCGGGCGACTGGTACGGGACCTTGGCCATCCCCAACGGCCCGAAGCTCGCCCTGGTCTTCCACATCAAGCCGGACGGCTCGGCGACCGTGGACAGCCCCAACCAGATGGCCAAGGGCATGCCGGCGACAGCGACCCTGGCGGACGGCAAGGTCGCCGTGACGCTGAGCGCCATCCCCGCCAGCTTCGAGGGCGCCGTCTCGGCCGATGGCCAGAGCCTGCAGGGCCAGTGGCTGCAGGGCGGCGGCGCTTTGCCGCTGACCATGAGCCGCACGGCGCCCGTTCTGAACCGGCCGCAGGCGCCCAAGCCGCCCTTCCCCTATCGCGCCGAGGAGGTCTCGTACCGCAACCCCGCCTCGGGCCTGAAGCTGGCCGGGACCCTGACCCTGCCCGAGGGCGCGGGTCCATTTCCAGCCGTGGTGCTGATCACCGGCTCGGGCGCGCAGGACCGCGACGAGACGATGTTCGGCCACAAGCCGTTTCTGGTCATCGCCGACGCCCTGACCCGCAAAGGCGTGGCGGTGCTGCGCGTCGATGATCGCGGGACCGGCGGCTCGGAGAAGGGCGACGCCTCCGCAGCCTCGATCCCCGCCTTCGCGACCGATGTGGCGGCGGGCGTCGCCTTCCTGCGCGGCCGCCCGGACATCGATCCGGCCCGCGTCGGCCTGCTGGGCCACAGCGAGGGCGGCCAGGTCGCGCCGCTGGTCGCCCAGAACCGGGCGCTGTTCGCCGCCAGCGGCATGCCGGACGACCAGGTCGAAATCCTGGTAAAGAACCGCGCCGAGCGGTTCGCGGCCGTGCGCGACGCCAAGGACGCCGACGACGCCCGCGTGCGCCTGACCGAGGTGCTGAACCGCCAGGGCCTGCCGCCGACCTCGCCGGAGCGGGTCGCCACCCTGACCCTGGCCTCGCCCGCCTGGCGCTATTTCCTGTCCACGAACCCGGCCGACGCCCTGGCCAAGGTCAAGGTCCCGGTGCTGGCGATCGGCGGCTCCAAGGACCTGCAGGTCGACGCCAAGACCAACCTGGCGGCGATCCGCGCGGCCCTGGCCGGCGACCAGGACGTCACCGTCAAGGAACTGCCCGGTCTGAACCACCTGTTCCAGACCGCCAATACGGGCCTGGTCATCGAGTACGGCCAGATCGAGGAGACCATCGCCCCCGCGGCGCTGGCGACGATCGTCGACTGGACCGCGGCCCACGCGGCCAAGCGCTGA
- a CDS encoding glycoside hydrolase 5 family protein, producing MFTRRSILAGSAASLLAAPALGAAPKKTALPKGFVAVKNGRLVLDGKPYRFTGANLWYGAWLGSPGATGDRERLKRELDRLKALGVTNLRVLGAGERSPAKAAVAPTFQEKPGVYDQDLLKGLDVLLAEMAARDMKAVIYVNNFWDWSGGMPAYLNWVGNGPWFQQGDPAHPWPEFPDYSGRFYGDEKANALFRRYLLGLVGRVNSVTGKAYRDDPTIMAWQLANEPRPGGTEAFGNKNLTTYYKWIREVSTIIKTLDPRHLVSTGSEGSMGCLHSEACVVEAHKPATIDYLTLHVWPNNWGWIDVKKQPATYADGEAKCREYVTRHIALARQLNKPLVIEEFGLIREDRSFVPGSAAADKDRFYKTIYGLALDDMKAGGPVAGTNFWAWNGEGRAQHPDAWFVHGDKSFVGDPPQEEQGLYGVFDSDASTKAVIAEHAAAVRAL from the coding sequence ATGTTCACCAGACGCTCCATCCTGGCCGGCTCGGCCGCCAGCCTGCTCGCCGCTCCCGCCCTCGGCGCCGCGCCAAAAAAGACAGCGCTGCCTAAGGGCTTCGTGGCCGTGAAGAACGGCCGCCTCGTGCTGGACGGCAAGCCCTACCGCTTCACCGGCGCGAACCTGTGGTACGGGGCCTGGCTGGGCTCGCCCGGCGCCACCGGCGACCGCGAGCGGCTGAAGCGGGAACTGGACCGGCTGAAGGCCCTGGGCGTCACCAATCTGCGCGTCCTGGGCGCGGGTGAGCGCTCGCCGGCCAAGGCCGCCGTCGCCCCGACCTTCCAGGAGAAGCCCGGCGTCTACGACCAGGACCTGCTGAAGGGTCTCGACGTCCTGCTGGCCGAGATGGCCGCGCGGGACATGAAGGCGGTGATCTATGTCAACAACTTCTGGGACTGGTCGGGCGGCATGCCGGCCTATCTGAACTGGGTCGGCAACGGACCCTGGTTCCAGCAGGGCGATCCCGCCCACCCCTGGCCCGAGTTCCCCGACTATTCGGGCCGCTTCTACGGCGACGAGAAGGCCAACGCCCTGTTCCGCCGCTACCTGCTGGGCCTGGTCGGGCGGGTCAACAGCGTCACCGGCAAGGCCTATCGCGACGATCCGACGATCATGGCCTGGCAACTGGCCAACGAGCCGCGCCCCGGCGGCACCGAGGCGTTCGGGAACAAAAACCTGACGACCTATTACAAGTGGATCCGCGAGGTCTCGACCATCATCAAGACCCTGGATCCCCGGCACCTGGTCAGCACCGGCAGCGAAGGCAGCATGGGCTGCCTGCACAGCGAGGCCTGCGTGGTCGAGGCCCACAAGCCGGCGACCATCGACTACCTGACCCTGCACGTCTGGCCCAACAACTGGGGCTGGATCGACGTCAAGAAGCAGCCCGCCACCTATGCCGATGGCGAGGCCAAGTGCCGCGAGTACGTCACCCGCCACATCGCCCTGGCCAGGCAACTGAACAAGCCGCTGGTCATCGAGGAGTTCGGCCTGATCCGCGAGGACCGCTCGTTCGTCCCCGGCTCGGCCGCCGCGGACAAGGACCGGTTCTACAAGACCATCTACGGCCTGGCTTTGGACGACATGAAGGCCGGCGGACCGGTGGCGGGCACCAACTTCTGGGCCTGGAACGGCGAGGGCCGCGCCCAGCATCCGGACGCCTGGTTCGTGCACGGCGACAAGAGCTTCGTCGGCGATCCGCCCCAGGAGGAACAGGGCCTGTACGGCGTCTTCGACAGCGACGCCTCGACCAAGGCCGTGATCGCCGAGCACGCCGCGGCGGTGCGGGCCCTCTAA
- a CDS encoding murein L,D-transpeptidase catalytic domain-containing protein, translated as MDISAKQRLVCERVVNVFETGSVKGKYGAISVYNDGPHRVRQITYGRSQTTEYGNLARLVDMYVKAGGTHAAELAPYVQLIGATPLVDNDAFKALLRRAGESDPVMWATQDRFFDLAYFQPALKWATDNGFVLPLSMLVIYDSFIHSGGILPFLRSRFAELTPKKGGDEKAWIRAYVEVRDRWLTTHSNPDLRPSAYRTRDLLREIKGGNWDLAHLPILANGVRVDDQGAPEVPRTPAIPKPVADAVVPFLGEVEDADPPPVTGGSRADILRRLAANAGVEAAAARLLAYRDKYRPTSNPRYWAVVNFDLHSARPRLFLFDCVAGTASAHLCAHGRGSEGPADDGYAEVFSNEDGSNCSSLGIYHCDVTYVGEHGKTLYLDGLEATNSNARRRHIVMHGADYVAPEVIKSTGRIGRSLGCPAIEMGDVQKLIPALQGGSLLIIWKSA; from the coding sequence ATGGACATCTCGGCTAAGCAGAGGCTGGTCTGCGAGCGCGTGGTCAACGTGTTCGAGACGGGGTCGGTCAAGGGCAAGTACGGCGCGATCAGCGTCTACAACGACGGGCCGCACCGGGTTCGCCAGATCACCTATGGACGCTCGCAGACCACCGAGTACGGCAACCTGGCCCGCCTGGTGGACATGTACGTCAAGGCCGGCGGGACCCACGCGGCGGAGCTGGCGCCGTACGTTCAGCTGATCGGCGCCACGCCGCTGGTCGACAACGACGCCTTCAAGGCGCTGCTGCGGCGCGCCGGCGAGAGCGACCCGGTCATGTGGGCGACGCAGGACAGGTTCTTCGACCTCGCCTATTTCCAGCCCGCCCTGAAGTGGGCGACCGACAACGGCTTCGTCCTGCCCCTGTCGATGCTGGTCATCTACGACTCCTTCATCCACAGCGGCGGGATCCTGCCGTTCCTGCGCTCGCGCTTCGCCGAGCTGACGCCCAAGAAAGGCGGCGACGAGAAGGCGTGGATCCGCGCCTATGTCGAGGTCCGCGACCGGTGGCTGACGACCCATTCCAACCCGGACCTGCGGCCGTCCGCCTACCGTACCCGCGACCTGCTGCGCGAGATCAAGGGCGGCAACTGGGACCTCGCCCACCTGCCGATCCTGGCCAATGGCGTGCGGGTCGACGACCAGGGCGCGCCGGAGGTTCCCAGGACGCCGGCCATTCCCAAGCCGGTCGCCGACGCGGTCGTGCCGTTCCTGGGCGAGGTCGAGGACGCCGATCCGCCGCCGGTCACGGGCGGCTCGCGCGCCGACATTCTCCGGCGGCTGGCGGCCAACGCCGGCGTCGAGGCGGCGGCGGCGCGCCTGCTCGCCTATCGCGACAAGTACCGGCCGACCAGCAATCCCCGCTACTGGGCGGTGGTCAATTTCGACCTCCACTCGGCCAGGCCGCGCCTGTTCCTGTTCGACTGCGTGGCGGGGACTGCCTCGGCCCACCTCTGCGCCCACGGGCGCGGCTCGGAGGGGCCGGCCGACGACGGCTATGCCGAGGTGTTCTCCAACGAGGACGGCTCGAACTGCTCGTCGCTGGGGATCTATCACTGCGACGTCACCTATGTCGGCGAGCACGGCAAGACGCTGTACCTGGACGGCCTGGAGGCGACGAATTCGAACGCCCGCCGCCGCCACATCGTGATGCACGGCGCCGATTACGTGGCGCCCGAGGTCATCAAGAGCACGGGCCGGATCGGCCGCAGCCTGGGCTGCCCCGCCATCGAGATGGGCGACGTGCAGAAGCTGATCCCCGCCCTGCAGGGCGGGTCTCTGCTGATCATCTGGAAGTCGGCCTGA